A single genomic interval of Mangifera indica cultivar Alphonso chromosome 5, CATAS_Mindica_2.1, whole genome shotgun sequence harbors:
- the LOC123215931 gene encoding probable UDP-3-O-acyl-N-acetylglucosamine deacetylase 1, mitochondrial isoform X2 — protein sequence MQSQLKLLRQMTVSGTFNTLKSSNLISWKSTGRLQQTIAGCIEKSGKTLHSGEVSKVKIFPGFAGEGRYFKFQSKSVPASIDFAKVSPLCTTLCKDGVRVRTVEHLLSALEAKGVDNCKIEIENQDCDSREVECSTLGIVWSGRR from the exons ATGCAAAGTCAATTGAAGTTGCTTCGTCAAATGACTGTGTCTGGCACCTTCAACACCCTCAAATCCTCCAATCTCATCTCCTGGAAATCT ACAGGTAGGCTTCAACAAACCATAGCTGGATGCATAGAGAAGAGTGGCAAGACTTTGCACTCGGGTGAGGTTTCAAAGGTGAAAATATTTCCGGGGTTTGCTGGTGAAGGTAGGtacttcaaatttcaatcaaaatcgGTGCCTGCATCCATTGATTTCGCCAAAGTATCACCCTTGTGTACCACACTTTGTAAGGACGGAGTTAGAGTCCGGACTGTTGAGCATCTGCTGTCTGCTTTGGAGGCTAAGGGTGTTGATAATTGCAAGATTGAGATCGAAAATCAGGATTGTGACAGTCGAGAGGTTGAG TGTTCTACATTAGGAATTGTTTGGAGTGGCAGGAGGTGA
- the LOC123215931 gene encoding probable UDP-3-O-acyl-N-acetylglucosamine deacetylase 1, mitochondrial isoform X1: protein MQSQLKLLRQMTVSGTFNTLKSSNLISWKSTGRLQQTIAGCIEKSGKTLHSGEVSKVKIFPGFAGEGRYFKFQSKSVPASIDFAKVSPLCTTLCKDGVRVRTVEHLLSALEAKGVDNCKIEIENQDCDSREVEVPILDGSACAWLEAIEKVGVKEALDQHGNNGEKVAPYLNEPVHVWRNDSFIAAFPSPKVRITCGVHFLDQRKN, encoded by the exons ATGCAAAGTCAATTGAAGTTGCTTCGTCAAATGACTGTGTCTGGCACCTTCAACACCCTCAAATCCTCCAATCTCATCTCCTGGAAATCT ACAGGTAGGCTTCAACAAACCATAGCTGGATGCATAGAGAAGAGTGGCAAGACTTTGCACTCGGGTGAGGTTTCAAAGGTGAAAATATTTCCGGGGTTTGCTGGTGAAGGTAGGtacttcaaatttcaatcaaaatcgGTGCCTGCATCCATTGATTTCGCCAAAGTATCACCCTTGTGTACCACACTTTGTAAGGACGGAGTTAGAGTCCGGACTGTTGAGCATCTGCTGTCTGCTTTGGAGGCTAAGGGTGTTGATAATTGCAAGATTGAGATCGAAAATCAGGATTGTGACAGTCGAGAGGTTGAG GTACCTATTCTTGATGGGTCAGCATGTGCATGGTTGGAGGCAATAGAAAAAGTTGGGGTAAAGGAGGCCTTGGATCAGCATGGAAACAATGGCGAAAAAGTTGCTCCATATTTGAATGAACCAGTGCATGTATGGAGGAATGATTCTTTTATAGCCGCTTTCCCTTCCCCAAAGGTTCGCATCACTTGTGGAGTCCACTTTCTTGATCAGAGAAAGAATTAA
- the LOC123215931 gene encoding probable UDP-3-O-acyl-N-acetylglucosamine deacetylase 1, mitochondrial isoform X3: MQSQLKLLRQMTVSGTFNTLKSSNLISWKSTGRLQQTIAGCIEKSGKTLHSGEVSKVKIFPGFAGEGRYFKFQSKSVPASIDFAKVSPLCTTLCKDGVRVRTVEHLLSALEAKGVDNCKIEIENQDCDSREVEHVHGWRQ, translated from the exons ATGCAAAGTCAATTGAAGTTGCTTCGTCAAATGACTGTGTCTGGCACCTTCAACACCCTCAAATCCTCCAATCTCATCTCCTGGAAATCT ACAGGTAGGCTTCAACAAACCATAGCTGGATGCATAGAGAAGAGTGGCAAGACTTTGCACTCGGGTGAGGTTTCAAAGGTGAAAATATTTCCGGGGTTTGCTGGTGAAGGTAGGtacttcaaatttcaatcaaaatcgGTGCCTGCATCCATTGATTTCGCCAAAGTATCACCCTTGTGTACCACACTTTGTAAGGACGGAGTTAGAGTCCGGACTGTTGAGCATCTGCTGTCTGCTTTGGAGGCTAAGGGTGTTGATAATTGCAAGATTGAGATCGAAAATCAGGATTGTGACAGTCGAGAGGTTGAG CATGTGCATGGTTGGAGGCAATAG
- the LOC123215537 gene encoding nuclear pore complex protein NUP155-like isoform X1, whose amino-acid sequence MSCEDEVVMRDVANAGLVVSDRIGGEAAAQLDVEDALEASRYASHPYSTHPREWLPLVEVVDSLDLPTALVQRYNAAGGEGNALCGIFPEIRRAWASVDNSLFLWRFDKWDGQCPEYTRKEQVICAVGLAKSRPEIFVEAIQYLIILAMPVELMLIGVCRSGGGDGTDPYAEISMQPLPEYTVPSDGVTMTCITCTD is encoded by the exons ATGTCCTGTGAGGACGAAGTTGTTATGCGCGATGTCGCCAATGCGGGGCTTGTTGTCAGCGATCGCATTGGCGGTGAAGCTGCTGCTCAGCTCGACGTTGAAGATGCCCTAGAAGCGTCTAGATACGCTAGCCACCCCTATTCTACTCACCCTAGAGAG TGGCTGCCTCTGGTTGAGGTGGTGGATTCATTGGACTTGCCTACAGCActtgttcaaagatataatgcagCTGGTGGAGAAGGAAATGCTTTATGTGGAATATTTCCGGAGATACGGAGAGCATGGGCATCGGTTGATAATTCCTTGTTCCTTTGGCGTTTTGACAAATG GGATGGCCAATGTCCTGAATACACTAGAAAGGAACAAGTTATTTGTGCGGTTGGTCTTGCCAAATCTAGACCCGAAATTTTTGTTGAAGCTATCCAATACCTTATTATTTTAGCAATGCCAGTCGAG TTGATGCTTATTGGTGTATGCCGTTCTGGAGGAGGTGATGGTACAGATCCTTATGCAGAGATTTCAATGCAGCCTTTGCCAGAGTATACAGTACCATCAGATGGAGTTACCATGACTTGTATAACATGTACTGATTAG
- the LOC123215537 gene encoding nuclear pore complex protein NUP155-like isoform X2 — translation MSCEDEVVMRDVANAGLVVSDRIGGEAAAQLDVEDALEASRYASHPYSTHPREWLPLVEVVDSLDLPTALVQRYNAAGGEGNALCGIFPEIRRAWASVDNSLFLWRFDKWDGQCPEYTRKEQVICAVGLAKSRPEIFVEAIQYLIILAMPVEDCTQ, via the exons ATGTCCTGTGAGGACGAAGTTGTTATGCGCGATGTCGCCAATGCGGGGCTTGTTGTCAGCGATCGCATTGGCGGTGAAGCTGCTGCTCAGCTCGACGTTGAAGATGCCCTAGAAGCGTCTAGATACGCTAGCCACCCCTATTCTACTCACCCTAGAGAG TGGCTGCCTCTGGTTGAGGTGGTGGATTCATTGGACTTGCCTACAGCActtgttcaaagatataatgcagCTGGTGGAGAAGGAAATGCTTTATGTGGAATATTTCCGGAGATACGGAGAGCATGGGCATCGGTTGATAATTCCTTGTTCCTTTGGCGTTTTGACAAATG GGATGGCCAATGTCCTGAATACACTAGAAAGGAACAAGTTATTTGTGCGGTTGGTCTTGCCAAATCTAGACCCGAAATTTTTGTTGAAGCTATCCAATACCTTATTATTTTAGCAATGCCAGTCGAG GATTGTACCCAATGA
- the LOC123215932 gene encoding protein VAC14 homolog isoform X2, translating to MADAVIPASVLRSLADKLYEKRKNAALEVEGVVKQLALAGDHDKISAVINLLTTEFTYSPQANHRKGGLIGLAAVTVGLTSEAAQHLE from the exons ATGGCGGACGCAGTGATTCCCGCTAGTGTCCTTCGTAGTCTCGCCGATAAGCTTTACGAGAAGCGCAAAAATGCTGCCCTTGAG GTTGAGGGCGTAGTGAAGCAGTTGGCGTTGGCCGGCGATCACGACAAGATTTCGGCGGTCATCAATTTGTTGACCACTGAGTTCACCTACTCGCCTCAAGCCAACCACCGCAag GGAGGATTGATAGGATTAGCTGCTGTCACTGTTGGGTTGACTTCTGAAGCAGCTCAGCATCTTGAG tAG
- the LOC123215247 gene encoding uncharacterized protein LOC123215247, producing MLGFDFDIVYKPRCENKAADALSRKPMEEGELKAIMFVVPTGADGIQEEVMKDEKLRGIIQELLRGTITHAGYELRKGNLMYKRCMVVPKNSRLVQLFLLEFHSSPIGGHFGFFLTYKKISSILY from the coding sequence ATGCTAGGATTTGATTTTGACATCGTGTACAAACCTAGGTGTGAAAACAAGGCAGCCGATGCCTTGTCAAGGAAGCCAATGGAAGAAGGGGAATTGAAAGCAATCATGTTCGTTGTCCCAACTGGTGCAGATGGGATTCAAGAGGAGGTGATGAAGGATGAGAAACTAAGGGGAATTATACAAGAATTGCTCAGAGGAACTATCACTCATGCAGGATATGAGCTGAGAAAAGGAAACTTGATGTACAAGAGATGCATGGTAGTGCCAAAAAATTCCAGGTTGgttcaattatttcttttagaaTTCCACTCTTCACCCATTGGTGGACATTTCGGTTTTTTCCTCACCTACAAGAAGATCTCTTCAATCCTTTATTAG
- the LOC123215932 gene encoding protein VAC14 homolog isoform X1, with the protein MADAVIPASVLRSLADKLYEKRKNAALEVEGVVKQLALAGDHDKISAVINLLTTEFTYSPQANHRKGGLIGLAAVTVGLTSEAAQHLEQIVSPVVNSFSDQESGLHK; encoded by the exons ATGGCGGACGCAGTGATTCCCGCTAGTGTCCTTCGTAGTCTCGCCGATAAGCTTTACGAGAAGCGCAAAAATGCTGCCCTTGAG GTTGAGGGCGTAGTGAAGCAGTTGGCGTTGGCCGGCGATCACGACAAGATTTCGGCGGTCATCAATTTGTTGACCACTGAGTTCACCTACTCGCCTCAAGCCAACCACCGCAag GGAGGATTGATAGGATTAGCTGCTGTCACTGTTGGGTTGACTTCTGAAGCAGCTCAGCATCTTGAG CAAATAGTGTCACCTGTGGTTAATTCTTTCTCTGATCAAGAAAGTGGACTCCACAAGTGA